TTTCACTGGAGGCTCTCTGCCGCATTGCGGCCGAACGGGGCCTGCCGGTCGATATCCATTGCGACGAAACCGACGATCCGATGTCACGCCATATCGAGACGCTGGCGGCAGAAACCATTCGCCATGGGCTGCAAGGCCGCGTGGCGGGATCGCATCTCACCTCCATGCATTCCATGGATAATTATTACGTCTCCAAGCTCATTCCGCTGATGGCAGAAGCCCAGATCAACGTCATTCCCAACCCGCTGATCAACATCATGCTGCAAGGCCGCCACGACACCTATCCGAAACGCCGTGGCATGACGCGGGTGCGCGAACTGATGGCAGCAGGCCTGAACGTCTCTTTCGGTCAGGATTGCACCATGGACCCATGGTATTCAATGGGATCGGCCGACATGCTGGAGGTTGGTCACATGGCCATCCACGTCGCGCAGATGGGCGGGCTGGATGACAAGAGACAGATTTTTGACGCGCTTACCGTCAATTCGGCAAAAACCATGGGTCTCGAAGGCTATGGTCTGGAGATCGGCTGCAAGGCAGACCTTATCGTGTTGCAGGCGGCAGACGTATTTGAGGCGCTGCGCCTCAAGCCATCACGCCTGTTTGTGGTCAAGGGCGGTAAGGTAATTTCCCGCACCGCACCCCGCATTGGAGAACTGTTTCTGGAAGGCCGCCCTGCGGCTGTCGATAGCGGGCGCGATTACGTACCCGTTTACTGATCCGACATTGAATTGTAGCGGTAACGACGATAACCAGCCCCAAGGCCCAACTGTTGCAGGCTGGATTCGAGATGCGGCAGCAGGGTTTCTACCGCCTGCCAAGCATACCGTTCCGCATCCGTTTCCGGGCGTGATAGAATAGCCTCGATTTCCGCCATGACAGCATCGCGGTCCACGGTTGTCACGCGACCGCCATCGACGACCAGCCGCCCACCGACGAAGACCTGTTCTATGGCGTGACGCCCACCGCGATGCAGCAGCGCTTCCACGGGTGGCGTTCGTGAATTGATAGCCGGGCGGGCAATGCGGTCCTTGTCCATCAACACGATATCGGCCTGCCAGCCGGGCTCCAGACGTCCCGTAAATCCACCAAATCCGGCGGAGGCCGCGCCATGTTCGCTGGCCATTTGCAGCACCGCGCCCGCATCCGGTCTGTCGTTCCAAAGGCCGGTTTCCCGGTGCAGCGCCCAGACCAGTTTCATTTCCAGTGTCATGTCGCGGTCGTCGGCAATATTCGACTGGTCTATGCCGAGGGCAACCGGAATGCCGCGCCGTCGCATCTCGTTGACGGGCGCAATACCGCTGCCGAGCCTGAGGCCGGAAGAGGCATTGTGGCAGATTGTGCAGCCGCAGGAGGCGATAATGTCGAGATCCTCGCCGCTCATCCAGTTGCCGTGGCCAAGCGTTACATTGGCGTCAAGGCATTGCAGTTTTTGCAGATGCTGAACCGCGCTGCGGCCATAGGTGCGCCGGGCAAATTCCGCCTGCCGTTCGGTTTCGAGTAGATGCATGTGGACATTTCCACCTGCCGCCTTGGCCGTCTCGAAAATCGTCTGCAAGGCATTATCGCTGCACCAGTGCAGATTGGCGGGCGCAAGATTCATGCGGATATGCTGTGGGCTACCCTTCATGAAACGGGCGCGCAGATCGGTATAGAATTCCATCAGCCGGGGAACCGGAATATCGGCAGCGGCCAGTTGCGGCGCAATCCAGTCGCGCAGTTTGGCGGGCAGGCGGCTTAAGATATCCGCATCCGGCTCGTAGGACAGAATATTGCGGTCGCGGATCATGAAGCAATAGCCGAGCCGCATGCCGATTTCGCCATAGGCCGAGATTGTTGCTTCTGCCGTCTGCATCCAGCTGTCCGGCGTGCCGGAAAAGCCGCTATGGATGTGTTGCACGGTCGTCGTGCCGCTTTCCAGCATTTCGATGGCCGAATAAAGCGTATCCAGCCGCTGGTCGATCCGGCGCATGGCGCGAAATTGCGGCAGCCACAGTTCCAGCGGCGCGAAAGGCACGCCTTGCATCAGTGGTGTCACACCGAAATGGTGATGCGCGTTGACCAGGCCCGGCATGGCGATCATCCGGCGCGAGCCAAAGCGTGGCAGGTGGTCGTTGCCATAGCCGACCGCTTCCATCGGACCGATCTGTGCAATCATGCCCTTCTCGACGCGGATGCCGACATCGTGGCGCATGGTCATTTTGCCATCCGCGCCAAGGCCGGTCAGCCCGCTGCCGGCATCAAGGCCGGTCAGCACGATGCCGGCCTCGATGATGCAATCTGCGCCGGGATTGTCCGGCATCGTAATGGCCTGCGTCATATCCGATAGTCTCCAATCAGGCCGAGACGCCGCGCCGCGGCAACGCGATAGAGCGGGTCTGCATAGATCGTCATTTCCTGGGCTGCCGAATAGGCAAGGCTGATATCATGTTCGTCATAGCTCGAAGCAGCTGCTGCAAAAATCACCGGCCAATCCGGGGCAGCCAGCGCGCGCCAGCGCGAGATCTCCTCCTCTGGCGGTAGGGTTGGAAAGTCCAGTTCCCGCATCAGCGCCGCAATCGCTTGCCAGAACACGCGCAGCATTGTGTCGCGGGTTTGTCGGTCGCAAGTGGGGGTGAGCAGGCGTATCCAATGCAGGCCCGTGACCACATGCAAAGCGGCAAAATGCTGGGTGGCCGCAAATAAGCGGATGGCAACAGCGGCCATCTTTTCCATCGTATCGGGGCCAATTTCCAGCCAGTCTACAACAGGAACAAAATCCGGCAGGGCGGCGGCGTCACGCATGTTCTGCCACAGAAGATCATGAAGCGTCAGCGTGTGCATGGGGGCGATCAGCGTGACCCGGCGCAGCACTTCGGCAGGATCGTCTGTAACAGGGCTTGCGCCGGTCGCAGGCGGCAGCGCCAGATAGGTCGCCGCCCAATAGGCAAGCGCAATGGCGATATCGCCTTGGTTTTGGCGCAACACGCCATAGGCCGTGCGCATCAGGGCGTGAAAGGCGCTTGCCGCCACGCCCGGTGCCAGATCCGGCAGATAGTGCTTGAGCGCTGCCTCTATTCCAATCCGGGAGACTTCAGCGGAAAAAAACAGCCGCAGATCCGGCTCCCGTTCCCGTTGGCCGAGAACGGAGCGCCATGTTGTTGCATCGAGCGGCGTGGATGGCTGGCCGAAAGGCAGCAGTTTTTTTATACCCTTATAATGATCGAAAAAGCGGCGCATCTGGGCAGGTGTGCCGCCAATTTCGGCCAGGGCGTAGAGCACCATGGGCGCGTGGTTGGCGAAGGTGCCGGTAAATTCGGATCCCCAGGCGGGCATTTCGGCGAGCAGTGCTTCGACCTCCGCCGCTTTGGTTGGCTCCATCATGGTATTCTCCTCGCTCGGCACAGGTTCGAAAAGCGCGTCTGCGATGTCAGTTGCGAAAGGTCGAAGGCCTGTGTCGCGGCAATCAGGCTGACAAGTCCATCGGCGGCGCGATCAAGCACGATCTGGCCCTTCTGCGCGGTTGCATTGCTGGCATTGCCGCAGACGCCTGCTGGATGAAGATCCTGCGCCTGCCAGCCGAAACCCACGGCACCTTCTGCTGTCAGCATGCTGCCGGATTTCTCAATTGCCACCGTCAGGGGGACGAAATTCTCGGCTTTGTCCATGGCCACCCGCTCAGGCGCGATTGCCAGCATCATGCTGGTTTCGATGTCGCCGCCATGGATGCCGTGGTCGATTTCCGCGCGCGAAAACAGATCCTCCACCGGCGCGATGCGAAACCAGGAACAGGAAACCGCCAACATGCCAAGTTCGATGCGGATATCCCTGCAAACGATGTCCATCAGCGCCATCTGGCCGCCATGGGAATTGAACAGGATCAATTTCGCCGCACCCGCGCGCTTGACGCTGCGGGCCAGATCCAGCCACACATGGCGCAGGGTCTCGCCGGAGATCGCCAGCGTGCCGGGGAAGGCGATGTGCTCGTCGGATTTCCCGACCATCATGGGCGGCAGGAACAGGACGTCGGTGTCCGGCTGCAAGCGCGCCACCGTGCGCCGGATGATCTCCGCGTTGATGGCCGCATCGACATCGACGGGCAGATGCGGGCCGTGCTGCTCGACAGCGGCGATAGGAAGCACCACCACCGTTTTTGAGAGATCACGCTCGGCAAAGGTTTGGGTTGAATGATCCACCCAGTAGAAAGACCTAGTCATGATGCTTTTTCCATCATCCGTGCTGCATTTCGGGCAGCAATAACAGCTTCGAAATCATCACTGACCGGCAGGTCCTGCGAGCTATAAGCCTCCAGCCCCGGCAGGATTGCGTTTTCCTGATCCAGCAGCAGCCGGCGCTCAATGCCGCGCACCACCCTTGGCAGGGCATAGCGATGGCCGCTGATTGAGGTGGAATGCGGGCCATGGCTGACGAAACTCGCGCTGTTGAAGGCAAAGACCCGGCTGACCCAGCCGTCTTCCGGCACCTTCGGCAGGAATGCGTAATAGGGGTCGAGATAGGGCAATTGCGACAGCCGGGCGTCTTCCTCTCCGGCTGAAGGCGTGAAATGCTCACCCCAAACCGCGATCCTCGGGGCCAGGGTTTTCAATTCCGGGCGCGCTGAGAGATCGACATCCATGCCTGTTGCCAGCAACAGATGATCGAAGACCAGCACGCCATCGGGCGTTTTCACCGAGACTGCGCCGTCCTTTTCACACACTTCCAGCCAAGGCGTTGCGGGGCGCAGGGTAAAGCCTGGCAGGGCCATTGCTGTCTCAAAGGCGCGCACCGGTGGCGGCTGGTCGGTGCTGCGGAAAAACCGGGCGATTTGCCAGCGGGTTTGGTCGGACAGCGCCCCGAAACCACTGAGAAGCGGTGGTGCTTCCAGTGCACGGTGCGGATTGGTGCGGGGCAGTTGTTTCCGGCGAAAGCAGAGATCGACCGAGGCAGCACCGCTGTTCAGCGCGGTGACGGCATTGTCGAAGGCCGAGGCACCGTGACCGAGAATGCCGATCCGCTTGCCCTTCAAACGCTTAAAATCCACCTGTCCATTGGTATGGTCATAGCGCTGCGATGGCAAAGCGTCGGAAATGAAACGCGGCACCCGCCAGGCACCGGCACCGTCAAAGCCGGTGGCCAGAACCACGGCCCGCGCCAGATGGCGCTCGACATGGCCCTGCCGCAGAGTGGTGACGGCCATCAGGTCGCCTTCCGGCGAGACGTCCGTCACGCGGGTCTCATTGGTGATGGCAATGTCGAAAACCTCGGCATACCAGTCCAGATAGGCCTTCCAGTCGGTGCGGGGGATGCGGCCCAGCGTCTGCCAGGCCTCAATGCCATAGCGGGTTTCGAACCAGCGACGCACCGAGAGATTGGCGACGTTGAATTCGTTGCCGACCGCCGTTTTAGGGGTGCGCAATTCTTCCATGCGGGCAAAGGTGGTCCACGGCCCTTCCGAGCCGGCCGGGGCGCTGTCGAACAGGCGGATCTGCTGGACCCCATCCCATTTCAGCGCCGCCGCTATGGTGATCGCCGACTGTCCCCCGCCAACGATGGCGACATCGCAGACGGATGGTGCGGAGATGGACAGTGGCGCAAGCCAGGGAGCCGCCGGATAGGCGAGGGCGGCAAGATCGGCCCTTGCCGCGTCCTTTAAACGAGCAAGTGCGGCCACGGCATCGGGGAGAGGATCAAGCATGGTCTGAGGGTCCTGAAATACTGTGTTTGTGCCGGTTGCGGCGATAAAGCTCGCTGACAATGACGATCACGGCTGTCAGCAAAAGCACCACGACCTGCATGGCATTGAGGTCGGGCTTCAGCTCGCGCCGGAATTGCGAGGCGATAATCAACGAGAGCGGCTGGGTGCGACCGGCGAGAAACATCGAGATGGTCAGATCGGCCAGCGATAGAATAACGCCAATGGAATAGGCAGCACCGATGGCGCCCTTCAACTGCGGCAGCACGATCCGGCGAAAGCTTTGCCAAGGTGTGGCCCCCAGATCGCGGGCGGCATCTTCCAGCCGTTTGTCGAGGCGGATGACGGTGGCGGCAATGATGGTGGTGGCAAACGGGATGGCGATCAAGGTTTGCGCAGCGATAAGAGCGGCTGCTCCGCGCCCCAGTCCTATCCAGTTCATCAGCATGGCCTGGGCAATTGACAGCACCGTTTTCGGCACCAGAAATGGCAGGACAATCAGAAAGATAAAGACCGGGCGAAAGGCCAGCCTGGGCGAGGCAAGTGCCAGGGCCGCGCAAAGTCCGATCAAGGCCGCCAGGATGCCGACCGGCTGGGAGATCAGGAAACTGGTCAGGAAGCCGTTGATAAAGGTCGTATTGCTGAACAGGTCTTTGTACCAGGACAGCGTGAAGCCGCTTAAGGGAAAGGCCATCAGGCTGGAGGCATTGAAGGAAAACAGCGCCAATACGATGATCGGCAGATAGAAGAAGCCGACAGCGAGGCCAAGAGTCAGGGTGATCCGCCGGTTCATTTCAAGCCCCCCTGCAGGACGGCCCGCGCGCCTTTCAGCCGCAGCAGGAGCCAGGCCATAGCGCTTGCCGTTGCAAACAGCGCGATCAACAGGCTCAACGCCAAGGCAGAGGCAAGCGGCCAGTCGAAGGCGGTGCCGAACAGGTTGTCGATCATCGCCATCGGGGTTGCGCCGGAGGTGCCGCCCAGCATGCTTGGTGTCAGCATGTCACCGGCGGCGAGCGCAAAGACCGCCAGCAGGCCGACAGCAAGGCCCGGCACCGTCAGCGGAAAGATCACCCTTGTGAAGGCATCGAACGGGCGGGCACCGAGGTCGCGGGCCGCTTCGATCAACCGCCGATCGATCAATTCCGCCGAAATCCAGATCGGTAACACCATAAAGGGCAGGCAATTGTAGAGAAGGACGAGATGGGTGGTGAAGGGCGAAAACAGCAGGAACTTGACCGGCTGATCGACCAGGCCAAGCCCCTTCAGCACCGCATTGACCAGCCCTTCGGAGCCGAGAACCACCCGCCAGGCATAGATGCGGACGATTTCGCCGGTATAAAGCGGCGTCAGCAATACGATCTGGGCAATGCCCTTCCAGGCGGTTGGTAGGCGGGCAATGGAAAGAGCGATGGGATAGCCGAGAATCGCGGCCAGAAATGCCGTTGCCAGCCCGGACAGGACCACCTTGCCGATCAACAGGGCAAAGACCGGATTGGACATCATCTGGCCCCAGCTGTGCAGGGAGAGATCCGGCACCATGACGAAAGCATCCAGATCCACTGTGAAGAGACTGAAGGCCAACAACAGTAGAAGCGGCAAGAGACAGCCCAGAACCAGCAGCATTGAGACGGGAAGCGCCAGATGCGCGCGGCTGAGAACGAGCGTCATGATGCAAGCCTCGTGATGAAGCATGAAGCAGTGTCGAGCGCCATCGCGATTGTCGATCCTGGTTCCGCTGGCCGGTCGGCCATCAGCCGTACCGTTACGCCGGAAATATCTGCTTCGATCAGGTAGCGGTCGCCCTTGAAGACGACATGCCGAACCTTGGCGGAAAGAACAAGGCCGTGACCGTCCGCGTTGCCAAGCCGTAAATGCTCAGGCCGGATCACCAGGGCGGCGCGTTCGCCTTTCGCAAGACCATGGATGGCGGGAGCGGTGATGGTTCCAAGCGGCGTCCCGATGGTTGCCGTCTCCGTGTCTAGCGCCAGAACCTCACCCTCCACCAGGCTGGCCGAGCCGATGAAATCTGCCACGAACGTGTCGGCGGGTCGTGCATAAAGCGTGACCGGGTCGGCTTTCTGGGCGATGCGGCCCTTGTTCATCACCACGACGATATCCGACAGCGCAAAGGCTTCTTCCTGGTCATGGGTGACATAGACGAAAGCAATGCCGAGGCGGCGTTGCAGGTCTTTCAGCTCGATCTGCAGATGCCCGCGCATCTTGCGATCCAGTGCCGAAAGCGGCTCATCGAGCAGCAGCAGATGCGGCTCGGCGATGATGGCGCGGGCCACTGCCACCCTCTGCTGCTGGCCACCGGATAGCTGATGCGGATAGCGGCTGGTGAATTCGCCCATGTGAACGGCGTCCAACGCCCGCTTCACACGCGGTGCCGGGTCCTGCGCACCACGGCGCAGGGTGAGCGAAAAAGCGACATTCTCGAACACGGTCAGATGCGGAAACAGGGCGTAATTCTGGAACACCGTGTTCACCGGTCGCCGCTCCGGTGGCACGCCGGTGAGCGAGCGCCCGTCGAGCACCAGCGACCCGGCATCGGGAGTTTCAAACCCGCCGATCATCCGCAGGATCGTCGTTTTGCCGCAGCCCGAAGGTCCGAGAAAGGTGGTGAAGGCGCGTTCTGGAATGTCCAGATCCACGCCATCGACCGCACGGTTGCGGCCATAGGACTTGACGAGGCCCCTTGCGGACAAGAGCATCGGCAAACCGGTTCCGACATTTTTGTCCGTTGCTGTCGTATCCCATGCCTGCGTCATGCCTCAGCTCGCCTTGACTTCGTTCCAGATTTTCAGCCAGTCGGAATAATTGGGCGGCGCCACCGGCCACATGAAGGATTTCATCACGTCCATATCGTCAACGAAGATCGTTGCCTGTTCCTCATGCGAAAGCTTGTCTCTGATGACGGAGGAGGTGGTGGCGTAATGGCCGATCCGTGCCACATCGGTGGAATAGCTCGGTCCAAGCAGATAATTGATGAATTTATAGCCGATCTCGGTCTTTTCCGGTGAAAGATTGGCAGGCATGCCGAAGCAATCGCACCAGCCCATCACGCCAGCCTTCGGCTTGGCCATGCCCATTGGCAGCTTGGCCTGTAGCTCGTCATAA
This portion of the Allorhizobium ampelinum S4 genome encodes:
- a CDS encoding amidohydrolase family protein — protein: MFDLIIRNANLPDGRQGFDIGLSGGKITAIEKRLDAVCGEEIDATGRLVSPPFCDPHFHMDATLSLGMPRMNVSGTLLEGIALWGELRPLLTKEALVERALRYCDLAVSQGLLFIRSHVDTSDPRLVTAEALIEVRERVAPYIQLQLVAFPQDGYYRAEGGVSSLNRALDMGIDIVGGIPHFERTMDEGRLSLEALCRIAAERGLPVDIHCDETDDPMSRHIETLAAETIRHGLQGRVAGSHLTSMHSMDNYYVSKLIPLMAEAQINVIPNPLINIMLQGRHDTYPKRRGMTRVRELMAAGLNVSFGQDCTMDPWYSMGSADMLEVGHMAIHVAQMGGLDDKRQIFDALTVNSAKTMGLEGYGLEIGCKADLIVLQAADVFEALRLKPSRLFVVKGGKVISRTAPRIGELFLEGRPAAVDSGRDYVPVY
- a CDS encoding ABC transporter permease, which produces MTLVLSRAHLALPVSMLLVLGCLLPLLLLLAFSLFTVDLDAFVMVPDLSLHSWGQMMSNPVFALLIGKVVLSGLATAFLAAILGYPIALSIARLPTAWKGIAQIVLLTPLYTGEIVRIYAWRVVLGSEGLVNAVLKGLGLVDQPVKFLLFSPFTTHLVLLYNCLPFMVLPIWISAELIDRRLIEAARDLGARPFDAFTRVIFPLTVPGLAVGLLAVFALAAGDMLTPSMLGGTSGATPMAMIDNLFGTAFDWPLASALALSLLIALFATASAMAWLLLRLKGARAVLQGGLK
- a CDS encoding ABC transporter permease codes for the protein MNRRITLTLGLAVGFFYLPIIVLALFSFNASSLMAFPLSGFTLSWYKDLFSNTTFINGFLTSFLISQPVGILAALIGLCAALALASPRLAFRPVFIFLIVLPFLVPKTVLSIAQAMLMNWIGLGRGAAALIAAQTLIAIPFATTIIAATVIRLDKRLEDAARDLGATPWQSFRRIVLPQLKGAIGAAYSIGVILSLADLTISMFLAGRTQPLSLIIASQFRRELKPDLNAMQVVVLLLTAVIVIVSELYRRNRHKHSISGPSDHA
- a CDS encoding SidA/IucD/PvdA family monooxygenase, translated to MLDPLPDAVAALARLKDAARADLAALAYPAAPWLAPLSISAPSVCDVAIVGGGQSAITIAAALKWDGVQQIRLFDSAPAGSEGPWTTFARMEELRTPKTAVGNEFNVANLSVRRWFETRYGIEAWQTLGRIPRTDWKAYLDWYAEVFDIAITNETRVTDVSPEGDLMAVTTLRQGHVERHLARAVVLATGFDGAGAWRVPRFISDALPSQRYDHTNGQVDFKRLKGKRIGILGHGASAFDNAVTALNSGAASVDLCFRRKQLPRTNPHRALEAPPLLSGFGALSDQTRWQIARFFRSTDQPPPVRAFETAMALPGFTLRPATPWLEVCEKDGAVSVKTPDGVLVFDHLLLATGMDVDLSARPELKTLAPRIAVWGEHFTPSAGEEDARLSQLPYLDPYYAFLPKVPEDGWVSRVFAFNSASFVSHGPHSTSISGHRYALPRVVRGIERRLLLDQENAILPGLEAYSSQDLPVSDDFEAVIAARNAARMMEKAS
- a CDS encoding questin oxidase family protein, whose product is MMEPTKAAEVEALLAEMPAWGSEFTGTFANHAPMVLYALAEIGGTPAQMRRFFDHYKGIKKLLPFGQPSTPLDATTWRSVLGQREREPDLRLFFSAEVSRIGIEAALKHYLPDLAPGVAASAFHALMRTAYGVLRQNQGDIAIALAYWAATYLALPPATGASPVTDDPAEVLRRVTLIAPMHTLTLHDLLWQNMRDAAALPDFVPVVDWLEIGPDTMEKMAAVAIRLFAATQHFAALHVVTGLHWIRLLTPTCDRQTRDTMLRVFWQAIAALMRELDFPTLPPEEEISRWRALAAPDWPVIFAAAASSYDEHDISLAYSAAQEMTIYADPLYRVAAARRLGLIGDYRI
- a CDS encoding amidohydrolase family protein; this encodes MTQAITMPDNPGADCIIEAGIVLTGLDAGSGLTGLGADGKMTMRHDVGIRVEKGMIAQIGPMEAVGYGNDHLPRFGSRRMIAMPGLVNAHHHFGVTPLMQGVPFAPLELWLPQFRAMRRIDQRLDTLYSAIEMLESGTTTVQHIHSGFSGTPDSWMQTAEATISAYGEIGMRLGYCFMIRDRNILSYEPDADILSRLPAKLRDWIAPQLAAADIPVPRLMEFYTDLRARFMKGSPQHIRMNLAPANLHWCSDNALQTIFETAKAAGGNVHMHLLETERQAEFARRTYGRSAVQHLQKLQCLDANVTLGHGNWMSGEDLDIIASCGCTICHNASSGLRLGSGIAPVNEMRRRGIPVALGIDQSNIADDRDMTLEMKLVWALHRETGLWNDRPDAGAVLQMASEHGAASAGFGGFTGRLEPGWQADIVLMDKDRIARPAINSRTPPVEALLHRGGRHAIEQVFVGGRLVVDGGRVTTVDRDAVMAEIEAILSRPETDAERYAWQAVETLLPHLESSLQQLGLGAGYRRYRYNSMSDQ
- a CDS encoding creatininase family protein — its product is MTRSFYWVDHSTQTFAERDLSKTVVVLPIAAVEQHGPHLPVDVDAAINAEIIRRTVARLQPDTDVLFLPPMMVGKSDEHIAFPGTLAISGETLRHVWLDLARSVKRAGAAKLILFNSHGGQMALMDIVCRDIRIELGMLAVSCSWFRIAPVEDLFSRAEIDHGIHGGDIETSMMLAIAPERVAMDKAENFVPLTVAIEKSGSMLTAEGAVGFGWQAQDLHPAGVCGNASNATAQKGQIVLDRAADGLVSLIAATQAFDLSQLTSQTRFSNLCRARRIP
- a CDS encoding ABC transporter ATP-binding protein, which codes for MTQAWDTTATDKNVGTGLPMLLSARGLVKSYGRNRAVDGVDLDIPERAFTTFLGPSGCGKTTILRMIGGFETPDAGSLVLDGRSLTGVPPERRPVNTVFQNYALFPHLTVFENVAFSLTLRRGAQDPAPRVKRALDAVHMGEFTSRYPHQLSGGQQQRVAVARAIIAEPHLLLLDEPLSALDRKMRGHLQIELKDLQRRLGIAFVYVTHDQEEAFALSDIVVVMNKGRIAQKADPVTLYARPADTFVADFIGSASLVEGEVLALDTETATIGTPLGTITAPAIHGLAKGERAALVIRPEHLRLGNADGHGLVLSAKVRHVVFKGDRYLIEADISGVTVRLMADRPAEPGSTIAMALDTASCFITRLAS